A region of the Acidobacteriota bacterium genome:
GCTCATCACCTACGAGCTGATGCGGCAGCTGGCAGCGGAAAATGTTGTCCACGCCGAGGTCTACTTGTCAGCCGGGATCATTCACTGGCGCAAGCAGGAGTTCGCGCCCATCCTGGCCGGCGCGGAGCGCGGCCGCGAGCGCGGCGCGCGCGACTTTGGCGTCTCCTTGCTATGGATCGTCGACGCCGTGCGCCACTTCGGTCCGGAAAGAGTGCAGCGCGTCTTCGAAGACGCGGCGCGTCTCAAGAATGCGGGCGGACCCGGAGCCGCCATCGTGGGCGTGGGGATCGGTGGCGACGAGCGCCAAGCTGCTCCCGAACTCTTTCGCGAGCAGTACGACTACGCCAGGAAACAGGGCCTGCACCTCACCTGCCACGCCGGCGAGACCGTCGGACCGGAATCGGTTTGGGGCGCGCTGAATCTTGGCGCCGAGCGCATTGGACACGGACTCACTGCCTGGCAGGATCGCGAGCTCATGGCCGTGCTGGTCGAGCGCCAGGTGCCGGTCGAGATCTGCGTGACCTCGAACCTGCGCACCCGCAGCTGCGCGAGCCTGGAGCAACACCCGCTCAAGACCTACTTCGAGCTCGGCGTGATGGTCACGCTCAACTCCGACGACCCGGCGATGTTCCGGACGTCGCTCGCACGTGAGTACGCGCTGGCGCAGGCGGCGTTTGAACTCTCGGATGACCACCTGCGCGAGCTCGCGCGCAACTCATTCGAAGCCAGCTTCCTGCCCGCGGAGAAAAAGCTCGAGTTCTTCGCCAGAATTGATAAATGAAGTCGGATAAGTGAGGCTGGATCGGTAAGATCATGGCCCAGCACATCGGCATCGTGGCGTGCAGCGCGGAAGGCGCGGCGCTGTGTTATCGCACCATCTGCATCGAAGGCGCGGCGGTGCTCGGCGCGCACGACCATCCGGAAGTCTCCATGCACACGCACTCGCTCGCCGAGTACAAGCAGTACTATCCCAAAGGCGACTGGGAGGGCGTCGCGCGGTTGATGCTCTCGTCGGCGGAAAAGCTGGCGCACGCCGGCGCCGATTTCCTTATCTGCCCCGACAACACCATCCACGCGGCCTTCCATCTGGTGGCGCCACAATCGCGCCTGCCCTGGCTGCACATCGCGGAGGAAGTCGCGAAGGAAGCGCAGCGCCACGGGTATAAGCGCGTGGGCGTGCTCGGTACCTACGCGCTGACCGGCTCGCGCGTCTATCCGGAGAAACTCTGCGAGCTGGGCATCGCGTGCGAGTTCCTCGATGAAGCCGGACGCCGCGAGATCGACCGCGTCATCATGGACGAGCTCGTCTACGGCAACTTCTTGCCGGCGTCACTGCTGTACTTCCAACAGGCGATCGAAGGACTCCGCGACCGTGGCTGCGACGCCGTGGTGCTGGGCTGCACCGAGATCCCGCTACTCGTCCAGGCCGGGGACTCCGCGCTACCCACACTGGATTCCACGCGCCTGCTGGCGCGCGCGGCGTTGAAGCGGGCGTTGGAGTAGCGAACTGCCCAAGCCTGCCCGCACGACCGCGCGCTAGAAGCAGCAAGAGCAGCGCGAGGTGACCGCGCATCGGGTTACACCCCTGCCCCCCTCCCTTCGAGGTATCCAGGTTTGTCCTCATCGAGTTACGGATCGGGATACCCGATGAGCGATCGGGTATCCCG
Encoded here:
- the add gene encoding adenosine deaminase, with product MPTVPSQLNLAQLDAERLTPSPFILALPKAELHLHLEGAVQPQTLMELSRRHDAEPLTLEQVEALYRYQDFTGFMMAFKAVSERLRTPEDYELITYELMRQLAAENVVHAEVYLSAGIIHWRKQEFAPILAGAERGRERGARDFGVSLLWIVDAVRHFGPERVQRVFEDAARLKNAGGPGAAIVGVGIGGDERQAAPELFREQYDYARKQGLHLTCHAGETVGPESVWGALNLGAERIGHGLTAWQDRELMAVLVERQVPVEICVTSNLRTRSCASLEQHPLKTYFELGVMVTLNSDDPAMFRTSLAREYALAQAAFELSDDHLRELARNSFEASFLPAEKKLEFFARIDK
- a CDS encoding amino acid racemase; the encoded protein is MAQHIGIVACSAEGAALCYRTICIEGAAVLGAHDHPEVSMHTHSLAEYKQYYPKGDWEGVARLMLSSAEKLAHAGADFLICPDNTIHAAFHLVAPQSRLPWLHIAEEVAKEAQRHGYKRVGVLGTYALTGSRVYPEKLCELGIACEFLDEAGRREIDRVIMDELVYGNFLPASLLYFQQAIEGLRDRGCDAVVLGCTEIPLLVQAGDSALPTLDSTRLLARAALKRALE